A genomic region of Fodinisporobacter ferrooxydans contains the following coding sequences:
- a CDS encoding YaiI/YqxD family protein, with amino-acid sequence MGTIWVDADGCPRGVLHAVEELAEAYGWQYRYVATYAHELNHSHRIPIDQGDQSTDLYIVNHVRAGDIVVTQDIGLAAICQARLGIGIHVSGHVYEASEMEWVLELRAQSAKARRAGYRTKGPKKRTASDDQQFYRALERVLQEANHS; translated from the coding sequence GTGGGGACGATATGGGTAGACGCAGACGGTTGTCCGAGAGGCGTTCTACACGCAGTTGAGGAACTTGCGGAAGCGTACGGATGGCAGTATCGATATGTGGCAACATACGCACATGAACTTAATCACTCGCATCGGATTCCCATTGATCAAGGGGATCAATCCACTGATCTATATATTGTGAATCATGTGCGGGCAGGGGATATTGTCGTTACGCAAGATATCGGTTTGGCAGCGATCTGTCAAGCCCGGCTGGGAATCGGGATACATGTATCGGGACACGTGTATGAAGCAAGTGAAATGGAGTGGGTGCTCGAATTGCGCGCACAGTCTGCCAAAGCGAGAAGAGCAGGATATCGCACGAAAGGTCCGAAGAAGCGGACGGCGTCTGACGATCAACAGTTTTATCGCGCATTGGAGCGAGTATTGCAGGAAGCGAATCATTCGTAA
- a CDS encoding late competence development ComFB family protein, whose amino-acid sequence MIRNHVRNFMEEIVWNQLEDLLPTMPQVCSCDICLQDMFAFALNQLPPRYIATTGGEVYTKLKLLEAQYHADILAALTKAVKAVSEHPRHDASVDQ is encoded by the coding sequence ATGATTCGCAATCATGTTCGGAATTTTATGGAAGAAATCGTGTGGAATCAATTGGAAGACTTGCTTCCTACAATGCCTCAAGTATGCAGTTGCGACATATGCTTGCAAGATATGTTTGCATTCGCGTTAAATCAACTGCCTCCCCGCTATATCGCAACAACAGGCGGAGAAGTATATACCAAATTGAAGTTGCTGGAGGCGCAGTACCATGCAGATATTTTAGCTGCGCTGACAAAAGCGGTCAAAGCGGTTTCGGAACATCCAAGACACGACGCTTCCGTGGATCAGTGA
- the bshC gene encoding bacillithiol biosynthesis cysteine-adding enzyme BshC codes for MRIERSNVTDRSFLNIYEQDFSQISNLYSWNPHNEADWQARAAELQSRFADAEYRNRLADALVAYNRSIGAGSQALASIEQLRNGALAIVTGQQAGLFTGPLYTIYKAITAELLANEYQQRLGVSVIPVFWIASEDHDFLEVNHIFVQTSESLSKIEWSKQETSRKSIGHIKVPEQEVNRLIDELKASTIETEFREQLLQTIYECWQSTDSMADWFGALMAHIFENSRLVFLNPMLHEFRQLSASVFTQGIEWNEAIRNAAFQGAEQVRRCGLEPQVHIMGHSSLLFLQMDNGRYPLDFIDGRFAARGTEYSWSGSELVQIARTAPERMSSNVLLRPIVQDHLLPTLAFVGGGAEVAYHGMLKELFHVYGISMPIIMPRISITVIEKAAAKNSKKYNVSIDSIVSGQDPLQQVLSQLDPVGVDTVFASFFEQIDKLYVKLKEDLVQIDPQLKKLSEENQQWVQQRVESLRQKTYQFHEQKHEIAVRQLQKLTASLYPNGHLQERVLNIFPFLIKYGPQFVSDLRDHLESGNYTHWYLYL; via the coding sequence ATGAGGATTGAACGTTCGAATGTAACGGATCGTTCATTTTTAAACATATATGAACAGGATTTTTCCCAAATATCCAATCTTTATAGCTGGAATCCGCACAACGAAGCAGACTGGCAAGCCCGCGCCGCCGAGTTGCAGTCTCGCTTTGCCGATGCAGAATATAGAAATCGCCTGGCGGATGCGCTTGTTGCCTACAATCGCTCCATTGGTGCCGGATCGCAAGCATTGGCATCGATCGAACAACTTCGCAATGGTGCATTGGCGATTGTTACGGGTCAACAGGCGGGGCTGTTCACAGGTCCCCTTTATACGATTTATAAAGCGATCACTGCCGAGTTATTGGCAAACGAATATCAGCAGCGGTTGGGAGTGTCCGTGATACCGGTATTTTGGATTGCTTCGGAAGACCACGATTTTTTGGAAGTCAACCACATCTTTGTGCAGACATCAGAATCCTTGTCCAAAATCGAATGGTCGAAGCAGGAAACAAGCCGAAAATCAATCGGTCATATCAAAGTTCCGGAACAGGAAGTCAATCGCCTCATCGACGAATTAAAAGCATCCACCATCGAAACGGAATTTCGGGAACAGTTGCTGCAAACCATTTATGAATGTTGGCAATCCACCGATTCGATGGCGGATTGGTTTGGGGCGTTAATGGCGCATATTTTCGAGAACAGCCGTCTTGTATTTCTGAATCCGATGTTGCATGAATTTCGTCAATTGAGCGCTTCTGTTTTCACACAAGGGATTGAATGGAATGAAGCCATTCGGAACGCCGCTTTTCAGGGAGCCGAGCAAGTTCGCAGATGCGGGTTGGAACCACAAGTTCATATCATGGGGCACAGTAGTTTGTTATTTCTGCAAATGGATAATGGCAGATACCCATTGGATTTCATCGATGGCCGATTTGCGGCGAGGGGAACAGAATATTCTTGGTCGGGGTCGGAGCTTGTGCAAATCGCCCGCACCGCTCCGGAACGGATGAGTTCAAATGTATTGCTCAGGCCGATCGTCCAGGATCATCTGCTTCCGACTTTGGCATTCGTAGGCGGCGGCGCGGAAGTCGCCTATCACGGAATGCTGAAGGAACTGTTTCATGTGTACGGCATTTCGATGCCGATCATTATGCCGCGCATTTCGATCACAGTCATTGAAAAAGCAGCGGCAAAAAACAGCAAAAAATACAATGTTTCCATTGATTCGATCGTGTCGGGACAGGATCCTTTACAGCAGGTTTTGAGCCAGCTGGATCCGGTAGGCGTCGACACGGTGTTTGCATCGTTTTTCGAGCAAATCGACAAGTTGTACGTGAAGTTAAAGGAGGATCTCGTGCAGATCGATCCGCAACTGAAAAAATTATCGGAAGAAAATCAACAATGGGTGCAACAACGGGTTGAATCATTGCGACAAAAAACATACCAATTTCATGAACAAAAACATGAGATTGCCGTACGGCAACTGCAAAAACTGACTGCATCGCTATATCCGAACGGGCATCTGCAAGAACGGGTATTGAATATTTTTCCATTCTTGATCAAATATGGCCCACAGTTTGTTTCGGATTTGCGTGATCACTTGGAGAGCGGGAACTATACACATTGGTATCTCTATCTATAG
- a CDS encoding ketopantoate reductase family protein: MLLEQILRCSDVFDIFNWTSSFEPSQERKATNVQVAIIGAGAVGKWLAGIHMQAGVKTGLICKNSQQAKAVQQSGIQVMDTVSGRTNEYPVDCIAWEHVTAATVAAVKVWIVSVKTYQWPVFYELWSRNVEPFLQASPLVVAVHNGFVDYRQVSPKIAARRIIRSVLTYGVTAEEARSVQIRGNGVWTLEQPSDLHDSQTFQNWVEAIKPRVNITVTSDIDSAIWRKLLVNSCVNPVTALAKLENGVAWENPHAHPMMVALAKEAQEVSRLKYGMELVELLPYIQQVCTDTYYNRSSMLQDLLAGRKTEIDALNGRILQLAKEYGLKAMHHQIMYDLIKAQE; this comes from the coding sequence ATGTTGTTAGAACAAATCCTTCGATGTTCAGACGTCTTTGACATCTTCAATTGGACATCTTCATTTGAACCTTCACAGGAAAGGAAAGCAACGAATGTGCAAGTAGCTATTATTGGAGCAGGTGCTGTTGGGAAGTGGCTGGCAGGCATTCATATGCAAGCTGGAGTTAAAACGGGTTTAATCTGCAAGAATTCGCAACAAGCAAAAGCGGTACAGCAATCAGGCATTCAAGTGATGGATACTGTTTCCGGCCGCACAAACGAGTATCCGGTCGATTGCATTGCCTGGGAACATGTAACGGCTGCGACAGTTGCTGCTGTAAAAGTATGGATTGTCTCCGTAAAAACCTATCAATGGCCGGTATTCTATGAATTATGGAGCCGAAACGTGGAACCTTTTTTGCAAGCGAGCCCATTGGTTGTTGCTGTACATAACGGATTTGTGGATTATCGGCAAGTCTCTCCCAAAATCGCGGCACGACGAATCATTCGCAGTGTGTTGACATATGGCGTGACAGCTGAAGAAGCCCGGTCTGTTCAGATTCGTGGAAACGGAGTATGGACGTTGGAACAGCCATCGGACTTGCATGACAGTCAAACGTTTCAGAATTGGGTGGAGGCTATAAAGCCCCGTGTGAACATCACAGTTACTTCCGACATCGATTCGGCCATCTGGCGCAAATTGCTTGTCAATTCCTGTGTGAACCCTGTGACGGCGCTGGCAAAGCTGGAAAATGGCGTTGCTTGGGAAAATCCACATGCCCATCCCATGATGGTGGCATTGGCAAAGGAAGCACAGGAAGTGAGCCGATTGAAGTATGGAATGGAGCTGGTGGAATTGCTGCCGTATATTCAACAAGTATGTACCGATACATATTACAATCGTTCTTCTATGCTGCAGGATCTGCTGGCAGGCAGAAAAACGGAAATTGATGCATTAAATGGGCGAATTCTTCAATTGGCCAAAGAATATGGACTAAAAGCGATGCATCATCAAATCATGTATGATCTGATAAAAGCGCAGGAATGA
- a CDS encoding acetyl-CoA carboxylase biotin carboxyl carrier protein subunit — translation MAAIHATMAGTVLQVLVSEGDSVQAGQDVILLESMKMEVPISSEQTGIVKNIRVTVGDFVNDEDVLIELE, via the coding sequence ATGGCGGCGATTCATGCAACGATGGCAGGAACCGTTTTACAAGTGCTTGTATCAGAAGGTGATTCTGTTCAAGCAGGACAAGATGTAATTCTGTTGGAGTCGATGAAAATGGAAGTCCCTATTTCCTCCGAGCAAACGGGAATCGTCAAGAATATTCGCGTTACCGTCGGCGATTTTGTCAATGACGAGGATGTATTGATCGAGTTGGAGTAG
- the ymfI gene encoding elongation factor P 5-aminopentanone reductase — MIDFLQIGEEQMEFETNFATRPLLGQTAIVTGAARGIGQACAYQLAKAGANVIVHYHTSRQQAQTVVAYCKELGVQAYAFAADVTKQEDIRRLADFAGETFEQIDILINNAGVSHTNLLIDTTYEQWQQLIATNLTGPYLLTKSVLPAMIRQNYGRIVNISSIWGMTGGSCEVAYSASKGGILAFTKALAKELSRAGITVNAVAPGAIDTDMISELTEEERMQLAEETPVGRLGTADDVAHVVHFLCLPSSSFITGQVLSPNGGFVI, encoded by the coding sequence ATGATTGATTTCCTACAGATCGGAGAGGAACAAATGGAATTTGAAACTAACTTTGCCACGCGCCCATTGCTTGGGCAAACCGCAATCGTTACAGGAGCCGCCCGCGGGATTGGACAGGCGTGTGCATATCAACTTGCCAAAGCGGGAGCCAATGTGATCGTTCATTACCATACTTCCAGACAGCAGGCGCAGACGGTTGTTGCTTACTGCAAGGAACTGGGTGTGCAGGCGTATGCATTTGCCGCTGATGTGACCAAACAGGAAGATATCCGGCGATTGGCCGATTTTGCAGGAGAAACATTCGAACAGATCGATATTTTGATTAACAACGCAGGAGTCAGTCATACAAATCTGCTGATCGATACGACATATGAACAATGGCAGCAACTGATTGCCACAAATCTGACAGGTCCGTATTTATTGACCAAGTCTGTACTGCCAGCGATGATTCGGCAAAACTATGGACGGATCGTGAATATCAGCTCGATCTGGGGCATGACGGGCGGATCGTGTGAAGTCGCTTATTCTGCTTCAAAAGGAGGAATTTTGGCTTTTACAAAAGCATTAGCCAAAGAGTTGTCCCGTGCAGGCATTACGGTAAATGCGGTTGCACCCGGTGCCATCGATACGGATATGATTTCTGAATTAACGGAAGAAGAGCGGATGCAATTAGCGGAAGAAACTCCTGTAGGCAGGCTCGGGACAGCTGATGATGTGGCGCATGTCGTACATTTTCTTTGCTTGCCTTCATCGTCTTTCATTACTGGTCAAGTGCTTTCGCCAAATGGAGGATTTGTCATATAA
- the typA gene encoding translational GTPase TypA produces the protein MTHQELLRNIAIIAHVDHGKTTLVDKLLTQSGLFRANEHIEERAMDSNDLERERGITILAKNTAVPYGSYTINIVDTPGHADFGGEVERIIKMVDGVLLVVDAFEGCMPQTKFVLKKALEQNLTPIVVLNKIDRPNARPAEVVDEVLELFIELNATDEQLEFPVVYASALQGIASLSPTEFGNDMQPLFETIIQHIPHPSGEVEAPLQLQISMLDYSEYLGKIGIGRIHRGRVAVGDQVAIVKRDGAIEKTKVTKLFGFSGLNRHEIQSAEVGDIVAMAGIGDVLVGETINRPDHIDPLPLLTIDEPTLQMTFLVNDSPFAGREGTHVTSRKLRERLFKELETDVSLRVEETDSPDSFLVSGRGELHLSILIETMRREGYELQVSKPEVIFKTIEGQHMEPYEHLLVDVPEEYMGSVMERLGTRRGEMVNMAPTDGSNMRLEYIIPARGLIGFRTEFLTETRGYGIMHHSYHSYQAVKGDVSGRRAGVLIASETGTANSYGIMGLEDRGIMFVTPGTEVYEGMIVGEHNRENDLTVNPCKEKHVSNVRSATKDDTVRLKSARILSLEEALEYLDDDEYCEVTPKSTRLRKKFLKKSDRDKYQKQKALKS, from the coding sequence ATGACACATCAAGAATTGTTGCGCAATATTGCGATTATTGCTCACGTCGATCATGGGAAAACCACGCTGGTCGATAAACTGCTTACACAATCCGGATTGTTCCGAGCAAATGAACATATCGAAGAACGGGCCATGGATTCCAATGACTTGGAACGGGAACGCGGCATTACGATTCTGGCGAAGAATACAGCGGTACCTTATGGGTCGTATACGATCAATATCGTGGATACACCCGGCCACGCTGACTTTGGCGGCGAGGTCGAACGGATTATCAAGATGGTGGACGGTGTTTTATTGGTTGTCGATGCGTTTGAAGGCTGTATGCCGCAGACGAAGTTTGTACTGAAAAAAGCGCTGGAACAAAACCTGACGCCGATTGTCGTATTGAACAAAATCGATCGCCCCAACGCACGTCCGGCGGAAGTCGTGGATGAAGTGTTGGAACTCTTCATCGAATTAAATGCGACTGATGAACAGTTGGAGTTTCCGGTGGTATATGCGTCTGCCTTGCAAGGAATCGCTTCACTGTCGCCGACGGAGTTTGGCAATGACATGCAGCCGCTGTTTGAGACGATTATTCAACACATCCCGCATCCGTCCGGGGAAGTGGAAGCGCCTCTGCAATTGCAGATCAGCATGTTGGACTATAGCGAATATCTGGGAAAAATCGGAATCGGACGCATTCATCGCGGACGGGTAGCGGTCGGCGATCAAGTGGCGATCGTGAAGCGGGACGGCGCCATTGAAAAAACGAAAGTCACCAAACTCTTTGGATTTTCCGGTTTAAATCGTCATGAAATCCAGTCGGCAGAAGTTGGGGATATTGTCGCGATGGCCGGTATTGGCGATGTATTGGTAGGCGAAACGATCAACCGGCCGGACCACATCGATCCATTGCCGCTTTTGACGATTGATGAACCTACCTTGCAAATGACGTTTCTCGTCAACGACAGCCCGTTTGCCGGTCGGGAAGGAACACACGTGACATCCCGGAAGCTGCGCGAACGGTTGTTTAAAGAATTGGAGACAGATGTAAGTTTGCGTGTAGAGGAAACGGACAGCCCGGACTCCTTTTTGGTATCCGGGCGCGGCGAATTGCATTTGTCGATTTTGATTGAAACGATGCGCAGGGAAGGATATGAACTGCAAGTATCCAAACCGGAAGTCATTTTTAAAACCATTGAAGGCCAACACATGGAACCGTATGAACATTTGTTGGTCGATGTGCCGGAAGAGTATATGGGGTCTGTCATGGAGCGGCTCGGGACGCGGCGCGGCGAAATGGTCAACATGGCGCCGACAGACGGCAGCAATATGCGTTTGGAGTACATCATTCCCGCTCGCGGACTGATCGGATTCCGTACTGAATTTTTGACGGAAACACGGGGATATGGCATTATGCATCACAGTTATCATTCCTATCAAGCGGTCAAAGGGGACGTAAGCGGACGGCGCGCCGGCGTGTTGATCGCAAGTGAAACAGGTACGGCGAACAGTTACGGGATCATGGGCCTGGAAGATCGCGGCATCATGTTCGTTACACCGGGGACGGAAGTATATGAAGGCATGATTGTCGGTGAACATAACCGGGAAAATGATCTGACTGTCAACCCATGTAAAGAAAAACATGTCTCGAATGTCCGATCGGCGACCAAAGATGATACGGTTCGACTCAAATCAGCCCGTATTCTCTCCTTGGAAGAAGCGTTGGAATATCTGGACGACGATGAGTATTGTGAAGTCACACCGAAATCGACCCGCTTGCGGAAAAAATTTCTTAAAAAATCAGATCGGGATAAGTATCAAAAACAAAAAGCGTTAAAATCTTAA
- a CDS encoding acyl-CoA carboxylase subunit beta: MALQDHLQEATERILKGGADKYHEKNREQGKLFARERLRLLFDEGTWTEDALFANCQDPELPADGVVTCLGTIHGRTVAVMANDSTVKAGSWGSRTVEKIIRIQETAEKLQIPLFYLVDSAGARITDQIEMFPGRRGAGRIFHNQVRLSGRIPQVCLLFGPSAAGGAYIPAFCDIVIMVDKNASMYLGSPRMAEMVIGEKVTLEEMGGAHMHCTVSGCGDILAKSEQDAILLGREYIRYFPANCSQKPERLPTVAAKSFDKSIEEIIPANQNAAFDMYQLIERIVDADSFFEIKKRFAAEIITGLARIDGRSVGIVANQSKVKGGVLFVDSADKSARFLALCDAFHIPLIFLADVPGFMIGTKVERAGIIRHGAKMIAAMSQATVPKLSIIVRKAYGAGLYAMAGPAFEPDCCLALPTAQIAVMGPEAAVNAVYSNKIQQLPESERQAFIEQKRQEYKEDIDIYRLASEMVIDGIIAPNQLREELIQRLTMYESKYVPELSRKHPVYPV, encoded by the coding sequence ATGGCGCTGCAGGATCATTTACAGGAGGCCACGGAACGGATTTTGAAAGGCGGGGCGGATAAATATCACGAAAAAAACAGGGAACAAGGAAAATTGTTCGCGCGCGAGCGATTGCGGTTGTTATTTGATGAAGGTACGTGGACAGAAGATGCGCTATTTGCCAACTGTCAAGACCCGGAGCTGCCGGCAGACGGTGTGGTCACCTGTCTTGGAACGATTCATGGCCGGACTGTTGCAGTCATGGCCAACGATTCCACGGTAAAAGCCGGGTCGTGGGGATCGAGAACCGTTGAGAAAATCATCCGGATTCAGGAAACGGCAGAAAAACTGCAGATCCCTTTGTTTTATCTGGTCGATTCTGCCGGTGCCCGCATTACCGATCAGATCGAGATGTTCCCCGGCCGCCGCGGGGCGGGACGGATTTTTCATAATCAGGTACGGCTAAGCGGCCGGATCCCGCAGGTTTGTCTGCTATTCGGTCCTTCCGCTGCGGGGGGCGCATATATTCCCGCCTTTTGCGACATTGTCATAATGGTGGACAAAAACGCCAGCATGTATCTTGGGTCTCCACGCATGGCGGAAATGGTGATCGGAGAAAAAGTGACGCTCGAAGAAATGGGCGGCGCCCATATGCATTGCACAGTCAGCGGCTGCGGGGATATCCTGGCAAAGTCGGAGCAAGATGCGATTTTGCTCGGCCGCGAGTATATCCGGTATTTTCCTGCCAATTGCAGCCAAAAGCCGGAACGCTTGCCAACCGTTGCGGCAAAGTCATTTGACAAATCGATCGAAGAAATTATTCCAGCCAACCAGAATGCGGCGTTTGACATGTATCAATTGATTGAACGGATTGTCGATGCAGATAGTTTCTTTGAAATCAAAAAGCGCTTTGCGGCAGAAATTATTACAGGTCTGGCGAGAATCGATGGCAGAAGCGTGGGGATTGTCGCCAACCAGTCAAAGGTCAAAGGCGGCGTGTTATTTGTCGATTCTGCCGATAAATCTGCACGGTTTCTGGCATTATGCGATGCCTTTCATATTCCGTTGATTTTTCTTGCGGATGTCCCGGGATTTATGATCGGAACAAAAGTCGAACGGGCTGGCATCATTCGTCATGGAGCCAAAATGATTGCGGCAATGTCCCAGGCGACTGTCCCGAAACTTTCCATAATCGTCAGAAAAGCGTATGGAGCAGGATTGTATGCAATGGCTGGGCCTGCTTTCGAGCCGGATTGTTGTCTCGCTTTGCCGACTGCGCAGATTGCCGTAATGGGGCCGGAAGCAGCAGTCAATGCCGTCTATAGCAATAAAATTCAACAACTGCCGGAGTCGGAACGCCAGGCATTTATTGAACAAAAGCGGCAGGAATATAAAGAAGATATTGATATCTATCGATTGGCCTCGGAAATGGTCATTGACGGCATCATTGCACCAAATCAATTGCGGGAAGAACTCATCCAACGATTGACGATGTATGAATCCAAATATGTTCCGGAGCTTTCCCGAAAACATCCGGTGTATCCGGTATAA
- a CDS encoding acetyl-CoA carboxylase biotin carboxylase subunit, with product MFEKILVANRGEIACRIMRTCKALDVRTVGIYSEADRNSLHVQMADAAHLVGPPPVAQSYLQMDRILEIAMQEQVQAIHPGYGLLSENPEFAKKCAQAGIVFIGPQADTIEQMGNKVNARMAMKHAGVPVVPGTLQPIADAETAVRFANEIGYPVMVKASAGGGGIGMQAVADDDSLRKAFAANTKRVQAYFGDGSMYLEKYLESTRHIEAQILADTHGNVLFLWERECSIQRRHQKILEEAPSTILTADQREQLRSMARNACSALGYVNAGTIECLLDPQGYLYFLEMNTRLQVEHPVTEEITGLDLVAWQLRIANGEALTIKDEDISVSKHAIECRIYAERPDTFLPSPGTITSFKRPAAPWIRHELAVESGMTVTPFYDPMIAKLIVTGDTRNQAIERLQHALHAYQIAGIHTNVPFLQTLVIHPEFQKGNTTTDFIQRHMKQ from the coding sequence ATGTTTGAAAAAATTCTCGTCGCCAATCGGGGGGAAATTGCCTGCCGTATTATGCGCACTTGTAAAGCTTTAGACGTCCGAACGGTTGGTATATACTCGGAAGCGGATCGCAATTCCTTGCATGTCCAGATGGCGGATGCCGCTCATCTTGTGGGACCGCCGCCGGTCGCTCAAAGCTATCTGCAAATGGATCGCATTCTTGAGATTGCCATGCAGGAACAAGTACAGGCAATCCATCCAGGGTATGGCTTGTTATCGGAAAATCCCGAGTTTGCGAAAAAATGCGCACAGGCAGGGATTGTGTTCATCGGGCCGCAAGCAGATACGATTGAACAGATGGGCAATAAAGTAAACGCACGAATGGCGATGAAACATGCAGGTGTTCCAGTCGTTCCGGGTACATTGCAGCCGATCGCTGACGCCGAAACGGCCGTCCGTTTTGCCAACGAAATCGGCTATCCGGTGATGGTGAAAGCCTCCGCCGGCGGCGGTGGAATCGGTATGCAGGCAGTGGCGGATGACGACTCTCTCCGCAAAGCGTTTGCGGCAAATACCAAACGGGTGCAAGCCTATTTTGGGGATGGATCGATGTATCTGGAAAAATATCTGGAATCAACCCGACATATCGAAGCGCAAATACTTGCCGATACACATGGGAATGTCTTATTTTTATGGGAGCGGGAATGCTCCATCCAGCGTCGGCATCAAAAAATTCTCGAAGAAGCGCCATCGACGATTTTGACGGCGGATCAAAGGGAACAACTGCGGTCGATGGCACGAAACGCTTGTTCTGCACTTGGCTATGTCAATGCGGGAACGATTGAATGTCTGCTCGATCCACAGGGCTATCTGTATTTTCTTGAAATGAATACGCGGCTGCAGGTGGAGCATCCGGTCACGGAAGAAATTACGGGGTTGGATTTGGTAGCATGGCAGTTGCGCATCGCTAATGGTGAAGCGCTCACAATTAAGGATGAGGACATTTCCGTGTCCAAACACGCCATCGAATGTCGGATTTACGCAGAACGGCCGGATACGTTTTTGCCGTCGCCTGGTACGATTACATCCTTTAAACGTCCGGCCGCTCCGTGGATCCGCCATGAATTGGCGGTAGAATCAGGGATGACAGTCACTCCCTTTTACGATCCGATGATCGCCAAACTAATCGTAACGGGTGATACCCGCAACCAAGCGATCGAACGATTGCAGCACGCGCTTCATGCATATCAAATTGCGGGAATTCACACAAATGTACCGTTTCTGCAAACATTGGTCATACACCCGGAATTTCAAAAAGGGAATACGACAACCGATTTTATACAAAGGCATATGAAGCAATAG
- a CDS encoding pyridoxamine 5'-phosphate oxidase family protein: MPEVVYDSLPESLLQFLQGEKLVFVSTIDHETGAPNTTAISWMLAKDAQNIRFAMDPRSRVIANLRKDPRIQVTVPGAGSCFGISGIANIGDDVMNGVSLKMVMVEIQLQEVRDVMFYGGKLSVEPQYEKTYDPKLAKKFDAEIYTALQTD, translated from the coding sequence ATGCCAGAAGTTGTGTATGATTCCTTGCCGGAGTCTTTGCTGCAATTCTTGCAAGGTGAGAAATTGGTATTTGTTTCAACCATTGATCATGAAACAGGCGCACCGAACACAACAGCAATCTCTTGGATGCTTGCGAAAGATGCGCAAAACATTCGGTTTGCGATGGATCCTCGTTCCCGCGTGATCGCCAATTTGCGCAAAGATCCGCGCATTCAGGTAACGGTGCCGGGTGCTGGATCTTGCTTTGGAATTTCCGGTATTGCGAATATAGGAGATGACGTAATGAACGGCGTGTCTCTGAAAATGGTGATGGTGGAAATTCAGTTGCAAGAAGTGCGCGATGTCATGTTTTATGGCGGCAAATTGTCGGTGGAACCACAGTATGAAAAAACATACGATCCCAAACTTGCAAAGAAATTTGACGCCGAGATTTATACGGCATTACAGACCGATTGA
- a CDS encoding winged helix-turn-helix transcriptional regulator, with protein MHDQDLCPIEFTLGVVGKKWTLLILRELFAGKKRFTEIAATLPISSKLLTDRLKELEEQGVVTRTLYPEIPPRVEYTLTESGKTLKSVLEALRDWGAEHQKKQDIKCPGVYPSAAKTD; from the coding sequence ATGCATGATCAAGATCTTTGTCCCATTGAGTTTACATTAGGAGTCGTCGGTAAAAAATGGACCCTTTTAATATTGCGTGAATTATTCGCAGGAAAAAAACGTTTTACGGAGATTGCAGCAACTCTCCCGATCAGCTCAAAATTATTGACAGATCGATTGAAAGAGTTGGAAGAACAAGGAGTTGTGACCAGAACTCTCTATCCGGAAATTCCGCCGCGTGTCGAATATACGCTGACAGAGAGCGGAAAAACCCTAAAGTCTGTGTTGGAAGCTTTGCGGGATTGGGGTGCAGAACACCAGAAAAAACAGGATATTAAATGTCCCGGTGTGTATCCTTCCGCTGCCAAAACGGACTAA